The region CTAATCAAGCGGGCCTGCGGGCCCGTTTTTGATTGTGCTATTCGGCACGCATCGCCAGCATAATTCGCATCAGGCGGATCAGTAACGCCCCGCATCCAGCCCAAAACAGCGCACTTAAACTCCATACAACAATCATCAGCCAACTGTGCATCTGCGTGACGGTGAGCCACATCCAGGCCATACCCAATAGCGTGCCCACCACGGCGACCCACAGTGTACTGACCAGGGGGCTATCTGGCTGCAACACCGCCATTAACATGCCCGGCAATAAAAACAGCAATAATTCAGGCTGTCCGCGCATAGTTTGTTCCGCGGCAAGGGCCCAAAAATGGTGTGCAAAAATAAACACCAGCGTATAAAGCATCATACCCAGAACTGATGCTGGCCAGCGATTATTGCGCTGCAACATAACCATCCTCAACTTTGTTGTTAACAATATTGAAACGTTTACTGCCCTGATGCGCACAAGTGGAAATAAAAAGAAACAGCCGCTGGCAGAAGGATTAAAAACTGCTGATAGCTGAGGAAGTTATTTATGATTAGAATGACGCCGTTTTAAATAATGGTCTGCACCTTGCTGGCGGCAAGGACGCTAACGGCTGCCACAAGATAGCGAAAAAAGGCCTTCTCATCAACTTGTTACAGGTAAAGAAGAAGTTAAACCGTGAACATTAACGTCGCAGAATTGTTAAGCGGAAATGACGTTCTGTTATTATTTGTCGTCTTAGCCCTGGGGCTGTGCTTAGGTAAATTACGCCTGGGCTCGGTACAGCTAGGAAATTCCATTGGTGTCCTCGTTGTTTCATTGATTTTAGGCCAGCAGCACTTTGCGATAAATACCGACGCACTCAGCCTCGGCTTTATGTTGTTTATTTTTTGTGTCGGTGTTGAAGCCGGACCTAACTTTTTTTCGATCTTTTTCCGCGACGGTAAAAATTACTTCTTCCTCGCCATTGTGATGGTGGTCAGTGCGCTGCTCATTGCGCTTGGGCTGGGTAAAGTGTTCGGCTGGGATATCGGCCTGACGGCGGGCATGCTGGCCGGTTCCATGACTTCCACGCCGGTGCTGGTGGGCGCGGGTGACACACTGCGGCAAAGCATCAGTGACAGCCATCAGCTCAACATGATGCAGGATAACCTCAGCCTCGGTTACGCCCTCACCTATTTAATCGGTCTGGTCAGCCTGATCTTTGGTGCACGCTATCTGCCCCGTCTGCAACATCAGGACTTACCGACCTGCGCGCAGCAGATTGCGCGAGAGCGCGGACTGGATGCCGACAGCCAGCGTAAAGTGTTCTTACCGGTCATCCGCGCCTATCGCGTTGGCCCGGAACTGGTGGAATGGAGCGGCGGCAAAAACCTGCGCGAGTTAGGTATTCATCGTCAGACCGGCTGCTACATTGAACGTCTGCGCCGTAACGGTATTCTCGCCAGCCCGGATGGGGATGCGATGCTGCAACTCGGTGATGAAATTTCGCTGGTGGGCTACCCCGATGCACACGCACGCCTTGATGCCAGCTTCCGTAACGGCAAAGAGGTGTTCGACCGCGATTTACTCGACATGCGTATCGTCACCGAAGAGATTGTGGTGAAAAACCACAATGCGGTGAACAAACGGTTGAGTCATCTGAAACTCACCGATCATGGATGCTTCCTCAATCGGGTGATTCGCAGCCAGATTGAGATGCCAATTGATGACAGCATCATGCTCAACAAGGGCGATGTGTTGCAGGTCAGCGGTGAAGCGCGCCGAGTGAAAAGCCTGGCGGATCGCATCGGCT is a window of Pantoea rwandensis DNA encoding:
- the ybjM gene encoding inner membrane protein YbjM, coding for MVMLQRNNRWPASVLGMMLYTLVFIFAHHFWALAAEQTMRGQPELLLFLLPGMLMAVLQPDSPLVSTLWVAVVGTLLGMAWMWLTVTQMHSWLMIVVWSLSALFWAGCGALLIRLMRIMLAMRAE
- a CDS encoding aspartate:alanine antiporter: MNINVAELLSGNDVLLLFVVLALGLCLGKLRLGSVQLGNSIGVLVVSLILGQQHFAINTDALSLGFMLFIFCVGVEAGPNFFSIFFRDGKNYFFLAIVMVVSALLIALGLGKVFGWDIGLTAGMLAGSMTSTPVLVGAGDTLRQSISDSHQLNMMQDNLSLGYALTYLIGLVSLIFGARYLPRLQHQDLPTCAQQIARERGLDADSQRKVFLPVIRAYRVGPELVEWSGGKNLRELGIHRQTGCYIERLRRNGILASPDGDAMLQLGDEISLVGYPDAHARLDASFRNGKEVFDRDLLDMRIVTEEIVVKNHNAVNKRLSHLKLTDHGCFLNRVIRSQIEMPIDDSIMLNKGDVLQVSGEARRVKSLADRIGFIAIHSQMTDLLAFCAFFIIGLMIGMITFQFSNFSFGIGNAAGLLFAGIMLGFLRANHPTFGYIPQGALTMVKEFGLMVFMAGVGLSAGSGLQHGLGSAGALMLLSGLLVSLIPVVICYLFGAYVLRMNRALLFGAIMGARTCAPAMEIISDTARSSIPALGYAGTYAIANVLLTLAGTLIVIIWPLLPF